CGTGAAGGCTCCAAGATGGTCGCAGCGGGCCACAACCCCATGGAGCTCAAGCGTGGGATCGATTCCGCCGTGAAGCTGCTGGTCACGGAGCTGCAGACCCTATCGAAGGCGACCAAGGATCCACGCGAAATTGCGCAAGTGGGTACGATCTCCGCCAACGGTGACTCGACGATCGGGGAGATCATCGCCGAAGCAATGGAGAAGGTGGGCAAGGAAGGCGTGATCACAGTCGAGGAGGCCAAGAGCCTCGAGACCACACTCGAAGTCGTCGAGGGCATGCAGTTCGATCGCGGTTACCTGTCGCCGTATTTTGTTACCGACCAGGAGCGCATGGAGACGGTGCTGGAAGACGCCTACATCCTGATTTCGGAGAAGAAGGTGTCCAATATGAAGGACCTGCTTCCCGTTCTCGAGGCCATCGCTCGCCAGCAAAAACCCCTGCTCATCATCGCTGAAGACGTGGAGGGCGAGGCGCTGGCCACGCTTGTCGTCAACAAGCTGCGGGGCACGCTCGGCACGGCTGCCGTCAAGGCGCCCGGATTCGGCGACCGTCGCAAGGAGATGCTCAAAGACATCGCGGTTCTGACCGGTGGCCAGGTGATCAGCGAGGATCTCGGCATCAAGCTCGAGAACGTTACCCTGAACGACCTGGGCCGTGCCAAGCGCATCACCATCGACAAGGACAACACCACCATTGTTGATGGCGCCGGGGAGAAATCGGACATCAAAGGACGCATCGAGACCATTCGGCGTCAGATTGACGAGACCACAAGTGACTACGATCGCGAAAAGCTGCAGGAGCGGCTTGCCAAGCGCGGCGGTGGAGTTGCCGTGGTCAAGGTGGGCGCAGCCACCGAGGTGGAGATGAAGGAGAAGAAGGCTCGCGTCGAGGACGCGCTCAACGCGACAC
This sequence is a window from Pseudomonadota bacterium. Protein-coding genes within it:
- the groL gene encoding chaperonin GroEL (60 kDa chaperone family; promotes refolding of misfolded polypeptides especially under stressful conditions; forms two stacked rings of heptamers to form a barrel-shaped 14mer; ends can be capped by GroES; misfolded proteins enter the barrel where they are refolded when GroES binds), with product MSAKEIIYNTSARDRILQGVTTLADAVKVTLGPKGRNVVIEKSFGAPTVTKDGVTVAKEIELENKFENMGAQMVREVASKTSDVAGDGTTTATVLAQAIYREGSKMVAAGHNPMELKRGIDSAVKLLVTELQTLSKATKDPREIAQVGTISANGDSTIGEIIAEAMEKVGKEGVITVEEAKSLETTLEVVEGMQFDRGYLSPYFVTDQERMETVLEDAYILISEKKVSNMKDLLPVLEAIARQQKPLLIIAEDVEGEALATLVVNKLRGTLGTAAVKAPGFGDRRKEMLKDIAVLTGGQVISEDLGIKLENVTLNDLGRAKRITIDKDNTTIVDGAGEKSDIKGRIETIRRQIDETTSDYDREKLQERLAKRGGGVAVVKVGAATEVEMKEKKARVEDALNAT